One Paenibacillus crassostreae DNA segment encodes these proteins:
- the lpdA gene encoding dihydrolipoyl dehydrogenase produces MTITCDIAILGGGTGGYVAAIRAAQLGKDVVIIEEDKLGGTCLHRGCIPSKSLLRSAEVYAEIKESESYGIETSGATVVFPKVQQRKTDIVEQLHQGVQYLMRKNKIKVLHGKGRVTGPSIFSPQIGAVAVELADGEMETVVSAHLIIATGSRPRILSGLEPDGVHILSSDEALLMEKLPQSMIIVGGGAIGVEWASMLNDFGVEVTIVEAANQLLPQEDEDISKELKKIFERRGITVLTGSKVLADTYQVKDDRITLNIQQGESTKTLNSEKLLVSIGRQANIENIGIENSDIRTEKGFIAVNTFMQTNEAHIYAIGDVIGGVQLAHAASHEGVAAVNHIAGETVHPYESQLIPRCVYTRPEVASVGYTEKECKERGLDVKVGKFPFQAIGKSLVQGSKDGFVKVVADRNTNDILGVQMIGVHVTDLISEAALAQVLNATPWEVSQTIHPHPTLSEVLGEAMLAVDGLAIGM; encoded by the coding sequence GCTCAATTAGGTAAAGATGTCGTGATTATAGAAGAAGACAAATTAGGTGGGACATGCCTACATCGTGGTTGTATCCCAAGTAAGTCTTTACTACGTAGTGCAGAAGTATATGCAGAGATTAAAGAAAGTGAAAGTTACGGTATTGAGACGAGCGGTGCGACAGTAGTATTTCCTAAAGTGCAGCAACGTAAGACTGATATAGTCGAACAACTTCATCAAGGCGTCCAATATTTAATGCGTAAAAATAAAATAAAGGTATTGCATGGTAAAGGCCGTGTGACAGGACCCTCTATATTCTCTCCTCAGATTGGTGCGGTAGCTGTGGAATTAGCAGATGGAGAAATGGAGACGGTGGTATCAGCTCATTTGATTATTGCTACAGGATCACGTCCACGAATCTTATCAGGTCTTGAACCAGATGGTGTACATATTCTTAGTAGCGATGAAGCACTCTTAATGGAGAAATTGCCACAATCTATGATCATCGTGGGTGGGGGTGCGATTGGTGTGGAATGGGCTTCTATGCTGAATGACTTCGGTGTTGAGGTTACGATTGTTGAAGCAGCGAATCAACTGCTTCCACAAGAAGATGAAGATATTTCCAAAGAATTAAAGAAAATCTTTGAACGTCGTGGCATTACAGTGCTAACGGGTAGTAAGGTGCTCGCCGACACGTATCAAGTTAAGGATGACCGAATTACCTTGAATATTCAACAAGGGGAGTCAACGAAGACTCTTAACTCTGAGAAGCTACTTGTGTCCATCGGAAGACAAGCCAATATAGAGAACATTGGGATTGAAAATTCAGATATTCGTACCGAAAAAGGATTCATAGCTGTTAATACATTCATGCAGACAAATGAAGCGCATATTTATGCGATTGGAGATGTCATCGGTGGTGTGCAATTAGCACATGCCGCAAGTCATGAAGGTGTGGCTGCTGTAAATCACATCGCTGGCGAAACCGTTCATCCATATGAATCACAACTCATTCCAAGATGTGTGTACACGCGACCGGAAGTAGCTAGCGTGGGTTACACCGAGAAAGAATGTAAAGAGCGAGGATTGGATGTTAAGGTTGGGAAATTTCCTTTTCAAGCGATCGGGAAATCATTAGTACAAGGAAGTAAAGATGGATTCGTAAAGGTAGTTGCTGATCGTAATACGAATGACATTCTTGGGGTCCAAATGATCGGTGTTCATGTGACGGATCTAATTAGTGAAGCGGCATTAGCTCAAGTATTAAATGCTACACCTTGGGAAGTTAGTCAGACGATTCATCCACATCCAACATTGTCTGAAGTTCTAGGGGAAGCCATGCTTGCTGTAGATGGTTTAGCTATTGGTATGTAA